One part of the Arthrobacter sp. EM1 genome encodes these proteins:
- the ffh gene encoding signal recognition particle protein, translating to MFNSLSDRLTATFKNLRGKGRLTEADVDATVREIRRALLDADVAVPVVREFTGRVRERALGAEVSAALNPGQQIVKIVNEELVEILGGETRRIRLAKTGPTIIMLAGLQGAGKTTLAGKLSKHLKAQGHSPMLVACDLQRPNAVTQLQVVGQRAGVPVFAPHPGATSTELDHPAGDPVAVARAGVEEAKRTLHDVVIVDTAGRTGVDAEMMEQARQIRRAIVPNEVLFVVDAMIGQDAVNTAMAFDEGVNFTGIVLSKLDGDARGGAALSVASVTGKPVMFASTGEGLDDFELFHPDRMASRILDLGDVLTLIEQAEKSWDKDEAARMAKKFADQEDFTLDDFLAQMQQIRNMGSMKKMLMMMPGAQNIRQQLEQFDEREIDRVEAIVRSMTPHERVAPKIINGSRRARIARGSGVHVSEVNGLLERFMQAQKMMKKMAAGGGMPGMPGMPGMGGGGARKGGKSAPKKKARSGNPAKAAQELKDAQARRTEGAKALPTGASFGQQGTDFDPSQLNLPKGFDKFLGGGK from the coding sequence GTGTTCAATTCACTCTCTGACCGGTTGACAGCAACCTTCAAGAACCTCCGTGGCAAGGGCCGCCTGACCGAGGCGGACGTTGACGCTACGGTCCGCGAAATCCGGCGCGCCCTCCTGGACGCCGACGTCGCCGTTCCGGTGGTCCGCGAATTCACCGGCAGGGTCCGCGAGCGGGCCCTCGGAGCGGAAGTCTCCGCAGCGCTGAACCCGGGCCAGCAGATCGTCAAGATCGTCAACGAGGAGCTCGTCGAGATCCTGGGCGGCGAAACCCGCCGGATCCGCCTCGCGAAGACCGGCCCCACGATCATCATGCTGGCCGGTCTCCAGGGTGCCGGCAAAACAACGCTGGCAGGCAAGCTCTCCAAGCACCTCAAGGCGCAGGGCCACAGCCCCATGCTGGTGGCCTGCGACCTGCAGCGCCCCAATGCCGTCACGCAGCTCCAGGTGGTGGGCCAGCGTGCCGGGGTGCCGGTCTTCGCCCCGCACCCCGGCGCCACCTCCACCGAGCTGGACCACCCGGCCGGCGACCCGGTCGCCGTCGCCCGTGCCGGCGTCGAAGAAGCAAAGCGGACGCTGCACGATGTTGTGATCGTGGATACCGCCGGCCGGACCGGCGTCGACGCCGAGATGATGGAACAGGCACGCCAGATCCGCCGGGCCATCGTTCCGAATGAAGTGCTGTTTGTGGTCGACGCCATGATCGGCCAGGACGCCGTCAACACGGCCATGGCCTTCGATGAAGGCGTCAACTTCACCGGTATTGTGCTCTCAAAGCTCGACGGCGACGCCCGCGGCGGTGCCGCGCTTTCGGTAGCCTCCGTCACCGGCAAGCCGGTGATGTTCGCGTCCACCGGTGAAGGCCTGGACGACTTCGAGCTTTTCCACCCGGACCGGATGGCCTCACGCATCCTTGATCTCGGTGACGTGCTGACCCTGATTGAGCAGGCGGAGAAGTCCTGGGACAAGGACGAAGCTGCCCGGATGGCGAAGAAATTCGCCGACCAGGAAGACTTCACCCTGGACGATTTCCTGGCCCAGATGCAGCAGATCCGCAATATGGGTTCCATGAAGAAGATGCTCATGATGATGCCGGGAGCGCAGAACATCCGGCAGCAGCTCGAGCAGTTTGACGAGCGCGAGATCGACCGCGTCGAGGCGATCGTCCGTTCCATGACGCCGCACGAACGTGTCGCACCCAAAATCATTAACGGTTCCCGCCGGGCCAGGATTGCGCGCGGTTCCGGTGTGCACGTGTCCGAGGTCAACGGCCTGCTGGAACGCTTTATGCAGGCGCAGAAGATGATGAAGAAGATGGCTGCCGGCGGCGGCATGCCCGGAATGCCGGGGATGCCGGGGATGGGTGGCGGCGGGGCCCGCAAGGGCGGAAAGAGCGCGCCCAAGAAGAAAGCCCGTTCCGGCAACCCGGCCAAAGCCGCCCAGGAGCTCAAGGACGCCCAGGCCCGCCGGACCGAGGGTGCCAAGGCACTGCCGACCGGTGCCTCGTTCGGGCAGCAGGGCACAGACTTCGACCCCTCCCAGTTGAACCTGCCCAAGGGTTTTGACAAGTTCCTCGGCGGCGGCAAATAG
- a CDS encoding glucose-6-phosphate dehydrogenase, with protein sequence MTSQNSVKTLLILGASGDLTGRLLLPGLARLVSRGRAGGLTLVGAGSDPWTPDQWAERLEESFADANSQAGADGRRELKRIRGTTSYRRIDVTAAGQLAGLLAELQGPVAVYFALPPHISQLACEALDPGQVPAGTRLVMEKPFGSSEESARHLNETLAALVPEDHIHRVDHFLGKATVLNILGLRFANAFLEPVWNREHIERVEIVFDEDLALEGRARYYDGAGALRDMIQSHLLQIMALMAIEPPASVHERDLRDAVATVLRASSIKAPFAKSTRRARYTAGSIDGRKVPDYAKEDGVDASRGTETLAEVEVQIENWRWQGVPFILRSGKALGTQRKEAVVTFRPVPQLPKGFSGVASPNQLRIGFGPDTLQFDVDVNGPGDVLSLDRATLKAELSASDLLPYGEVLEGVLTGDPLLSVRADTAEDCWRILGPVLKAWDRDSAPLEEYAAGSGGPEGWLA encoded by the coding sequence GTGACCAGTCAAAATTCAGTAAAGACCCTGCTCATCCTGGGCGCCTCGGGCGACCTGACCGGCAGGCTGCTGCTGCCGGGTCTCGCCCGGCTCGTCTCCCGGGGACGTGCCGGCGGACTGACCCTGGTGGGCGCCGGCTCGGATCCCTGGACCCCGGACCAATGGGCCGAACGCCTCGAAGAGTCCTTCGCCGACGCGAACTCCCAGGCCGGTGCAGATGGCCGGCGGGAGCTGAAGCGCATCCGCGGCACCACCAGCTACCGCCGGATCGACGTCACCGCGGCCGGGCAACTGGCCGGCCTGCTGGCGGAGCTGCAGGGGCCCGTGGCGGTCTACTTCGCCCTGCCGCCGCATATCAGCCAGCTGGCGTGCGAGGCGCTGGATCCCGGCCAGGTGCCCGCGGGGACCCGCCTGGTGATGGAAAAACCGTTCGGTTCCAGCGAGGAGTCAGCCCGGCACCTCAACGAAACCCTGGCCGCGCTGGTCCCGGAGGACCACATTCACCGGGTGGACCACTTCCTGGGCAAGGCGACGGTTCTAAATATCCTGGGGCTCCGGTTCGCCAACGCCTTCCTGGAGCCGGTGTGGAACCGCGAGCACATCGAACGGGTCGAGATTGTCTTCGACGAGGACCTCGCGCTGGAGGGCCGGGCCCGCTACTACGACGGCGCCGGCGCCCTGCGCGACATGATCCAGAGCCACCTGTTGCAGATCATGGCATTGATGGCGATCGAGCCACCGGCCTCGGTACATGAACGCGATCTCCGCGATGCCGTGGCGACGGTGCTGCGGGCCAGCAGCATCAAGGCGCCCTTCGCGAAAAGCACCCGCCGCGCCCGTTATACCGCGGGATCGATCGACGGCCGGAAGGTACCGGACTATGCCAAGGAGGACGGCGTAGACGCGTCCCGGGGCACGGAGACGCTGGCCGAGGTCGAGGTGCAGATCGAGAACTGGAGGTGGCAGGGTGTCCCCTTTATCCTGCGCTCCGGAAAGGCCCTGGGCACCCAACGCAAGGAAGCCGTGGTGACCTTCCGCCCGGTCCCGCAGCTGCCCAAGGGCTTCAGCGGGGTGGCTTCCCCCAACCAGCTCAGGATCGGCTTCGGACCGGACACACTCCAGTTCGACGTCGATGTAAACGGCCCCGGCGACGTCCTCAGCCTGGACCGCGCCACCCTCAAGGCTGAGCTCAGCGCCTCCGATCTGCTGCCGTACGGGGAGGTGCTCGAAGGGGTCCTGACCGGGGACCCCCTGCTTTCGGTCCGCGCCGATACTGCCGAAGACTGCTGGCGCATCCTGGGGCCGGTCTTGAAGGCCTGGGACCGGGACAGCGCACCGCTTGAAGAGTACGCAGCCGGAAGCGGCGGACCGGAGGGCTGGCTGGCCTGA
- a CDS encoding P-II family nitrogen regulator, producing the protein MKLITAIVRPEKLDTIREGLEAYGVQGLTVSAASGYGRQRGYTEVYRGAEYNVDLLPKIRVEVLATDEQADDILDVIIASSNTGRAGDGKVWTMDVFEAVRVRTGERGAAAI; encoded by the coding sequence ATGAAACTGATCACAGCAATTGTCCGGCCGGAAAAACTCGACACTATCCGTGAAGGGCTTGAAGCCTACGGCGTGCAGGGCCTCACGGTCAGCGCAGCAAGCGGCTACGGCCGGCAGCGCGGCTACACCGAGGTGTACCGCGGCGCCGAGTACAACGTGGACCTGCTGCCCAAGATCAGGGTAGAGGTGCTGGCGACCGACGAACAGGCAGACGACATCCTCGATGTCATCATCGCCAGCTCGAACACCGGCCGCGCCGGTGACGGCAAGGTCTGGACGATGGATGTGTTCGAAGCGGTGCGGGTCCGCACCGGGGAACGCGGAGCGGCGGCAATCTAG
- a CDS encoding ammonium transporter yields MELTAGHVWLMVAAALVLFMTPGLAFFYGGMTRAKAALNMMMMSFISIGMVGVVWVLWGSSMSSGEGFLQIVGNPFATFGLEGINTPDGLIKVGYAATFAIITVALISGAIADRAKFGAWSVFVPVWVTLVYAPLAYMVWGGGLFSADGAIGKALGPAIDFAGGTVVHINAGVAALILVLIIGNRKGFGKDPNHRPHNIPFVMLGAAILWFGWFGFNGGAATTAEQGGLIWVNTLAAPAAAMLGWLVTERIRDGHPTSLGAASGVVAGLVAITPACANVSPVGALCLGVVAGVASALAVGLKFRWGFDDSLDVVGVHLVSGIIGTVALGFIALPADGVGGGLFYGGGFTQLWAQLAVAGIAITYSAVMTSIIAFAIHKTMGFRVSPEQEVVGVDLSLHAETAYEFGVGGHGGSFTPLHELITGKAKAAAAPAARTVDPAANGKTTAAAGKESVEA; encoded by the coding sequence ATGGAACTTACCGCAGGTCACGTATGGCTAATGGTGGCAGCAGCACTCGTGCTGTTCATGACACCCGGACTCGCATTCTTCTATGGCGGCATGACGCGCGCCAAGGCCGCCCTGAACATGATGATGATGAGTTTTATCTCCATCGGCATGGTTGGTGTCGTCTGGGTGCTCTGGGGCTCCTCGATGAGCTCCGGCGAGGGCTTCCTGCAAATAGTAGGGAATCCTTTTGCCACTTTCGGTCTGGAGGGCATCAACACCCCTGACGGGCTCATCAAGGTCGGCTACGCAGCCACCTTCGCGATCATTACCGTCGCACTGATCAGCGGCGCAATTGCTGACCGCGCCAAGTTCGGCGCCTGGTCCGTCTTCGTCCCCGTCTGGGTCACCCTGGTGTACGCGCCGCTGGCCTACATGGTCTGGGGCGGCGGGCTGTTCAGCGCGGACGGCGCCATCGGCAAGGCCCTCGGCCCGGCAATCGACTTCGCCGGCGGCACCGTGGTCCACATCAACGCCGGTGTAGCAGCACTGATCCTCGTGCTGATCATCGGTAACCGCAAGGGCTTCGGCAAGGACCCCAACCACCGCCCGCACAACATCCCCTTTGTGATGCTCGGTGCCGCCATCCTGTGGTTCGGCTGGTTCGGCTTCAACGGCGGCGCAGCAACGACGGCGGAACAGGGCGGCCTGATCTGGGTCAACACCCTGGCGGCCCCCGCCGCGGCAATGCTCGGCTGGCTCGTCACGGAACGGATCCGCGATGGTCACCCCACCTCACTCGGCGCAGCCTCCGGTGTGGTCGCCGGCCTCGTCGCCATCACCCCGGCCTGCGCCAATGTCAGCCCGGTTGGTGCGCTCTGCCTCGGCGTTGTGGCCGGTGTGGCCTCCGCGCTCGCCGTCGGTCTCAAATTCCGCTGGGGTTTCGACGATTCGCTTGACGTTGTTGGTGTCCACCTTGTCTCGGGCATCATCGGCACCGTGGCCCTGGGCTTTATCGCCCTCCCGGCTGATGGTGTCGGCGGCGGCCTCTTCTACGGCGGCGGCTTCACCCAGCTCTGGGCCCAGCTCGCAGTGGCCGGCATCGCCATCACCTACTCCGCAGTGATGACTTCGATCATTGCGTTTGCGATCCACAAGACCATGGGTTTCCGGGTTTCCCCGGAACAGGAAGTGGTGGGCGTGGACCTGAGCCTGCACGCCGAAACGGCCTACGAATTCGGAGTCGGCGGGCACGGCGGAAGCTTCACGCCGCTGCACGAACTCATCACCGGCAAGGCCAAGGCCGCAGCGGCCCCGGCCGCCCGGACGGTGGACCCGGCAGCCAACGGCAAAACGACCGCAGCAGCGGGTAAGGAAAGTGTGGAGGCATGA
- a CDS encoding MFS transporter, whose translation MSKSPRPAGSPPRADTLNSGKAVLPRDIKVMLVAAFLIALGFGLVAPVLPQFATTFDVGATAAAVIVSIFAFMRLVFAPAGGALIVRLGERPVYVAGLLIVATSTAACAFAQDYWQLLVFRGLGGAGSVMFTVASMALVVRLAPPESRGRVSGAYASAFLIGNVCGPVVGGLLAGFGLRVPFLVYAAALILAALVVQTQLSHVPAAARRDGNALPAMELGAALRDSAYRAGLFSSFANGWATFGVRMATVPLFAVAALNAGPESAGWALAMFAGANAVALTFSGRLADSLGRKPMMIAGLLVTGTATATIGFTHELPWFLAATAAAGIGSGLLGPAQQAAMADVIGNERSGGRVLAIFQMTSDSGAIIGPVLAGLLADRLGYGWAFGVTGGVLIAAAAGWLLARETFQRPAARGA comes from the coding sequence ATGAGTAAGTCCCCCCGCCCCGCGGGATCACCGCCCCGGGCCGACACCCTGAACAGCGGCAAGGCGGTGCTGCCCCGGGACATCAAGGTGATGCTGGTGGCCGCTTTCCTGATCGCCCTGGGCTTCGGCCTGGTGGCGCCGGTACTCCCCCAGTTCGCCACCACGTTCGACGTCGGCGCGACGGCGGCCGCTGTGATCGTGAGTATTTTCGCCTTTATGCGGCTGGTCTTCGCACCTGCCGGCGGCGCGTTGATCGTGCGCCTCGGCGAACGGCCGGTCTATGTGGCCGGACTGCTGATTGTTGCAACGTCGACGGCGGCGTGCGCCTTCGCGCAGGACTACTGGCAGCTGCTGGTTTTCCGGGGCCTCGGCGGCGCCGGCTCGGTGATGTTCACGGTGGCCTCGATGGCCCTGGTGGTCAGGCTGGCGCCGCCGGAGAGCCGTGGCCGGGTTTCCGGCGCCTACGCCTCGGCGTTCCTGATCGGCAACGTGTGCGGCCCGGTGGTGGGCGGGCTGCTGGCCGGCTTTGGTCTGCGGGTACCGTTCCTGGTCTACGCGGCTGCCCTGATCCTGGCAGCCCTCGTGGTGCAGACCCAGCTAAGTCATGTGCCGGCCGCCGCACGCCGGGACGGGAACGCGCTGCCGGCGATGGAGCTCGGGGCGGCGCTTCGGGACAGCGCCTACCGGGCCGGGCTGTTCTCCAGCTTCGCGAACGGCTGGGCAACCTTTGGCGTCCGGATGGCCACGGTGCCGCTCTTCGCTGTCGCCGCCCTGAACGCCGGCCCGGAATCTGCGGGCTGGGCGCTGGCAATGTTCGCCGGCGCCAACGCGGTGGCGTTGACGTTCTCCGGCAGGCTCGCGGACAGCCTGGGCCGCAAACCGATGATGATCGCCGGCTTGCTGGTCACCGGGACCGCCACGGCAACGATCGGGTTCACGCACGAGCTGCCGTGGTTCCTCGCCGCCACCGCGGCCGCCGGAATCGGGTCAGGCCTGCTGGGCCCGGCCCAGCAGGCCGCCATGGCCGATGTGATCGGCAACGAGCGCTCCGGCGGAAGGGTCCTGGCAATCTTCCAGATGACCTCCGATAGCGGCGCGATCATCGGCCCGGTCCTGGCCGGTCTCCTCGCGGACCGGTTGGGCTACGGCTGGGCGTTTGGGGTCACCGGCGGTGTCCTCATCGCGGCTGCCGCAGGCTGGCTGCTGGCCCGCGAAACGTTCCAGCGGCCGGCGGCGCGCGGCGCCTGA